The Fructilactobacillus myrtifloralis genome contains a region encoding:
- a CDS encoding DMT family transporter → MKARMQQSQTYLGVILAIAGALMWGIQGPVSQFLYQDHSFSTEWLMGVKMLVSGVLILLFVRFGQRQPILKIWNRHNWLTLVLYALLGLTGVQYFFLLTVRASNPATATIMQSLGTVMIVILTALIYHQLPSRPEASAVLVALIGTWLLVTKGDLTQLAISPTAFGLGLTVALAGALQTMLPVRLIQHNNTLVVVGWAMLIGGVIFSLIHPVWVNPPHLNVGVVLGVGFIVIFGTMLAFICFISSLHYISPTTAGLLDTFEPLSATLGTVVCFNTSFNGAEVIGGLLILSTVFILAVPTKKHSS, encoded by the coding sequence ATGAAAGCACGAATGCAGCAATCCCAAACCTACCTGGGGGTAATCCTCGCAATTGCAGGAGCCTTAATGTGGGGGATCCAGGGTCCCGTTTCTCAGTTCTTGTATCAGGATCATAGCTTTTCCACGGAGTGGCTCATGGGCGTGAAAATGCTCGTTTCGGGCGTTTTGATTCTGCTCTTTGTCCGGTTCGGGCAGCGGCAACCAATTCTAAAGATTTGGAACCGCCACAATTGGCTAACCTTAGTTTTGTATGCGCTCTTAGGATTAACCGGGGTGCAGTATTTTTTCCTGTTAACCGTGCGAGCCAGTAATCCGGCGACCGCGACAATCATGCAAAGCTTGGGGACCGTGATGATTGTGATCTTAACGGCCCTGATTTACCACCAGTTGCCGAGTCGACCTGAGGCCAGTGCGGTGCTCGTGGCTTTAATTGGAACGTGGTTATTGGTTACCAAGGGAGATCTAACCCAGCTGGCGATTAGTCCCACGGCCTTTGGGCTTGGTCTGACCGTTGCTCTGGCGGGAGCATTACAAACGATGCTACCGGTCCGCTTGATTCAGCACAACAACACCCTGGTCGTAGTCGGCTGGGCGATGCTCATCGGGGGCGTGATTTTTAGCCTGATTCACCCCGTCTGGGTCAATCCACCCCACCTCAACGTCGGGGTGGTGCTGGGCGTCGGCTTCATCGTGATTTTCGGCACGATGCTGGCGTTTATTTGCTTTATTTCCAGTTTGCACTACATTTCACCGACCACGGCGGGACTGTTAGATACATTTGAGCCCCTATCAGCCACGCTGGGAACGGTCGTGTGCTTTAATACCAGTTTTAATGGGGCCGAAGTGATCGGAGGCTTGTTAATTCTAAGTACGGTTTTCATTTTGGCAGTCCCAACCAAGAAGCATTCTTCATAA
- a CDS encoding DMT family transporter, producing MEKQPVVQHKNITKGIFWATLASAFWGISGTILQFVSQNANIPAAWFLSVRTLFSGVILLFISAILYRGKIFGVFRDVHSILLIFGYAIFGLGANLLSFFLSVQTGNAASATILQYLAPLFILLGGLVFKHRIPSKIDVLVFVIALVGVVLSITKGDLSQLSIPPVSLFWGVISGITAACYVVIPRPLMAQNSPLTVLGWGTLIAGFFFNLHQPVWENVPHLTTGSVVGIAAIVVFGTVLPFACLLYSMHFASSEDVSLVDAVQPVMTFALSIIFLHTQISFMEIVGSVLVIIAIYILQSYRRKADQAAARTE from the coding sequence ATGGAAAAACAACCGGTAGTGCAACATAAAAACATTACAAAAGGAATTTTTTGGGCGACCTTAGCCTCGGCCTTTTGGGGAATTTCGGGGACGATTCTGCAGTTTGTGTCCCAGAATGCCAACATTCCGGCGGCGTGGTTTTTATCCGTCCGGACCCTCTTTTCCGGGGTAATCTTGCTCTTTATTAGTGCCATTTTATACCGGGGCAAAATCTTCGGGGTCTTTCGGGATGTTCATTCAATCCTGCTCATCTTCGGCTATGCAATCTTTGGATTGGGAGCCAACTTACTCTCATTCTTTCTGAGTGTGCAGACGGGGAACGCGGCTTCGGCCACCATTTTGCAGTACCTCGCCCCCCTCTTTATTTTGTTAGGGGGACTAGTGTTTAAACACCGGATCCCTAGTAAGATTGACGTGCTGGTGTTTGTGATTGCCCTAGTGGGAGTTGTCCTCTCGATTACCAAGGGTGATCTTAGTCAGCTGTCAATCCCACCAGTTTCCCTCTTTTGGGGGGTAATTTCGGGGATCACGGCCGCGTGTTACGTGGTCATCCCACGGCCGTTGATGGCGCAAAACTCGCCACTGACGGTGTTAGGTTGGGGGACCTTAATTGCGGGGTTCTTCTTTAACCTCCACCAACCCGTGTGGGAAAACGTTCCGCACCTAACCACTGGGAGTGTAGTGGGAATTGCTGCCATCGTGGTCTTTGGAACGGTCTTGCCGTTTGCCTGCCTCTTGTACAGTATGCACTTTGCCAGTTCCGAAGATGTCAGCCTGGTCGATGCCGTTCAACCAGTCATGACTTTTGCCCTGAGCATTATCTTCTTGCACACGCAAATTAGTTTCATGGAAATTGTCGGGTCCGTCTTGGTGATCATTGCCATTTACATTCTGCAAAGTTACCGGCGCAAGGCAGACCAAGCCGCTGCCCGGACGGAGTAG
- the galE gene encoding UDP-glucose 4-epimerase GalE: protein MAVLVAGGAGYIGSHMVDRLINEGYDVVVADNLSTGHRAAIHPQARFYEGDTRDAHFLDNLFAQEDIEAVIHMDAFSLVPESMQKPLKYFDNNVIGMIVLLEAMQRAGVKYVVFSSTAATYGNPERIPIHEADRKDPINPYGESKLMMEHIMKWVEQADGIHSVALRYFNAAGAKADGSIGEDHQPETHLIPIVLKVAAGQQEKLKIFGDDYDTPDGTNVRDYIHILDLADAHILAMEYLKQGNPSEVFNLGSSTGFSNREILEAARRVTGQTIPAEIAPRRGGDPDTLIADSHKAREVLGWKPQYDDVEEIIKTAWTWKQTHPHGYEDRS, encoded by the coding sequence ATGGCAGTTTTAGTTGCTGGAGGAGCTGGCTACATTGGCTCACACATGGTTGATCGCCTGATCAATGAGGGTTATGACGTGGTGGTCGCTGACAACTTGTCAACGGGGCACCGGGCTGCAATTCACCCGCAAGCCCGTTTTTATGAAGGAGACACCCGAGACGCCCACTTTTTAGACAATTTATTTGCGCAAGAAGACATCGAGGCTGTGATTCACATGGATGCATTCTCGTTAGTTCCAGAATCAATGCAAAAACCGTTGAAGTATTTTGATAACAATGTAATCGGGATGATTGTGCTTTTAGAAGCCATGCAACGCGCGGGGGTCAAGTACGTGGTCTTTTCATCGACGGCGGCAACCTACGGCAATCCCGAACGGATTCCGATTCACGAAGCTGATCGCAAGGATCCGATTAATCCATACGGAGAAAGCAAGTTAATGATGGAACACATCATGAAGTGGGTGGAACAAGCCGACGGAATTCACTCCGTAGCGCTGCGCTACTTTAACGCCGCGGGCGCCAAGGCGGATGGTTCAATTGGAGAAGATCACCAACCAGAAACCCATTTAATTCCGATTGTTTTGAAGGTAGCTGCGGGGCAACAGGAAAAGTTGAAGATTTTTGGTGATGATTACGACACCCCGGATGGCACGAACGTCCGGGATTACATTCACATCTTAGATTTAGCGGATGCCCACATTTTAGCCATGGAATACCTGAAACAAGGAAATCCGAGCGAGGTCTTTAACCTTGGTTCCTCGACCGGTTTTTCGAACCGCGAGATTTTAGAGGCGGCCCGGCGGGTAACTGGCCAAACAATCCCAGCAGAAATTGCTCCCCGGCGGGGTGGTGATCCAGATACGCTCATCGCGGATAGTCACAAAGCTCGTGAGGTGCTGGGCTGGAAGCCGCAATATGATGATGTGGAAGAGATTATTAAAACCGCCTGGACGTGGAAACAAACCCATCCACACGGTTACGAAGACCGGTCCTAA
- a CDS encoding basic amino acid/polyamine antiporter, whose amino-acid sequence MKSKQHGVSLMGLIMLVISASIGAGIYNASEQLAMVSTPGPALVAWLITGIGILGLTLSFKSLSETHPELNGMVEYAQTGFGNFAGFLSGWGYWLSSWVGSVAFATMMMSAVGYFLPSFRSGNSPIAVLTASVISWLLTLLVINGIELAASINVIITVLKLIPLVAFILLGIVLFKANVFTAHFWANFTSNFQYYQATPKGIFAQMKGCIITMMWVFVGIEGATMMTDRAQKRSDASKATIIGFLALLTINVVISMLPYGYLTQAQLAHVSNPALTYVVQDMIGPVGGALVSISLIITITGAWLSWTMLPVEATTQMAEKGLLPRWFGHLNRRQSPSHSLWMTQILLQLFLISLLFSSQAYNFAISLCTAAIVVCYSLVAAYQIKVGWHRHSFGLILPGILALAFELVGISFAGLQYVWLCTIAYVLGFVFYIRAAHEQHRRLTRLEIGLMILITLAAVAAVIAISTGKLALS is encoded by the coding sequence TTGAAGAGCAAGCAGCACGGAGTTTCCCTAATGGGCTTAATCATGCTGGTCATCAGTGCCTCCATTGGCGCGGGAATTTATAATGCTAGCGAACAACTGGCAATGGTATCTACTCCAGGACCGGCGCTCGTGGCCTGGTTGATTACCGGAATTGGGATTTTAGGACTCACGTTGAGTTTTAAGTCCCTTAGTGAAACTCATCCGGAGCTAAACGGGATGGTGGAATACGCCCAAACTGGCTTTGGCAACTTCGCCGGCTTTTTATCCGGGTGGGGATACTGGTTATCCTCCTGGGTCGGTAGTGTCGCCTTTGCGACGATGATGATGTCTGCGGTGGGGTATTTTCTGCCGAGTTTTCGCAGTGGGAACTCCCCGATTGCCGTTCTGACCGCCTCGGTCATTTCCTGGCTGTTAACCTTACTGGTGATTAACGGGATTGAGTTGGCCGCCTCGATTAACGTTATTATCACGGTGTTAAAACTAATCCCCCTAGTAGCGTTCATTTTGCTTGGGATTGTTTTATTTAAAGCCAACGTGTTCACCGCCCACTTCTGGGCTAACTTCACGAGTAATTTTCAGTACTACCAGGCAACGCCGAAGGGCATCTTTGCCCAGATGAAGGGCTGTATCATTACGATGATGTGGGTGTTTGTCGGGATCGAAGGAGCCACCATGATGACGGACCGGGCCCAAAAGCGGTCGGATGCTAGTAAGGCCACCATTATCGGGTTTCTGGCGCTCTTAACCATCAACGTGGTTATTTCGATGTTGCCCTATGGTTATCTGACCCAAGCGCAGCTAGCGCACGTCAGTAATCCGGCGCTCACCTACGTTGTGCAAGATATGATTGGCCCCGTTGGGGGAGCGTTAGTTAGCATTTCATTGATTATCACGATCACAGGGGCCTGGCTCTCCTGGACGATGCTACCCGTAGAAGCAACCACGCAGATGGCCGAGAAGGGGTTGTTGCCCCGGTGGTTTGGACATTTAAACCGACGCCAATCACCGTCGCACTCCCTGTGGATGACCCAAATTTTGCTGCAGTTGTTTTTGATCTCCCTCTTGTTTTCTAGTCAAGCTTATAACTTTGCGATTTCCCTCTGTACGGCTGCGATTGTGGTGTGTTATTCCCTAGTTGCGGCTTACCAAATCAAGGTCGGGTGGCACCGGCATTCGTTTGGCTTAATCTTGCCAGGGATTTTGGCTCTTGCCTTTGAACTCGTCGGCATTTCCTTTGCCGGGCTGCAGTACGTGTGGTTGTGTACCATTGCGTACGTGTTAGGCTTTGTGTTCTACATTCGCGCAGCGCACGAACAACACCGGCGGCTTACCCGCCTGGAAATTGGACTGATGATTCTGATTACGCTCGCAGCCGTTGCTGCCGTTATTGCCATCAGTACCGGGAAGCTGGCCCTCAGTTAA
- a CDS encoding DMT family transporter, with translation MFAWYRKLNNNTKGILLAGLASVSWGIAGVITQFVSQNESIPASWFLSARTTGAGLILILASAIIYRGRIFDIFKSWKSIAILVCYGLFGLAANMGSFYVSIQTGNAAATTILQYLAPLFIVIGAFIFEHRKPVKMDLVIFVIAIVGVVLSITKGDLSQLSIPLDSFLWGLVTGVTAALYVVLPRPLGKTNPPIVVMGWGTLIASLAFNLNHPVWRDVPPLSTGAILGVLGIIFFGTLLTFSTLIYASRFTSSENISLMDALQPVSTFILSVIFFKESLSLAEVIGAIMVIIAIYLLQYTQRNNHLLDS, from the coding sequence ATGTTTGCATGGTATCGAAAGTTAAATAACAACACGAAGGGAATTTTGTTAGCCGGTCTGGCTTCTGTTTCGTGGGGGATTGCTGGGGTGATCACCCAGTTTGTGTCGCAAAATGAATCCATCCCAGCGTCCTGGTTTTTATCGGCCCGGACGACGGGAGCGGGCCTCATTCTAATTCTGGCAAGTGCCATCATTTATCGCGGACGCATCTTTGATATTTTTAAAAGTTGGAAGTCAATTGCGATTCTAGTTTGCTACGGGTTATTTGGATTAGCAGCCAACATGGGGAGCTTTTACGTTAGTATTCAAACCGGGAACGCAGCTGCGACCACGATTTTGCAATATCTAGCGCCACTGTTCATTGTCATTGGGGCTTTCATCTTTGAACACCGCAAACCGGTGAAGATGGATTTAGTTATTTTCGTGATTGCCATTGTGGGAGTGGTGCTCTCGATTACCAAGGGTGATTTGAGTCAATTATCCATTCCCTTAGATTCGTTTCTATGGGGGTTGGTAACGGGGGTCACGGCCGCTTTGTACGTGGTGCTTCCCCGGCCGCTTGGAAAAACCAACCCACCGATCGTGGTAATGGGTTGGGGAACGTTGATTGCCAGTTTGGCCTTTAACTTGAACCACCCAGTGTGGCGGGACGTCCCACCGTTGAGCACGGGGGCAATCCTGGGAGTGTTAGGGATTATCTTCTTTGGGACGTTGTTAACGTTCTCAACTTTGATTTACGCATCCCGCTTTACTTCATCTGAAAACATTAGTTTGATGGATGCCCTCCAACCGGTTTCCACGTTCATTTTAAGTGTCATCTTCTTTAAGGAGTCACTGAGCTTGGCAGAAGTAATTGGTGCCATCATGGTCATTATTGCCATTTACCTGTTGCAGTATACGCAACGAAATAATCACCTGCTTGATAGTTAA
- a CDS encoding TetR/AcrR family transcriptional regulator — MAKQTRKTSTVADIQTALIQLINEKGLPNLNVTDLTRAAGIGRGTFYTHYTDKADLVEQVETDLLKRLQADLAHIMPDAMKWLISSTAEPAPFITETLNNFYENQRLIAALLSEQGDPYFLNRIKQVVFADLDTAMVQLGDQFQSRSDLPADYVREFIIDEIMGVILYWIKKPQPEQPAEVAQIITQLQRTAPAQLLRKTKEKGGTKDE; from the coding sequence ATGGCAAAGCAAACGCGAAAAACCAGCACGGTGGCTGATATTCAAACGGCTCTGATTCAGCTAATTAACGAAAAGGGACTACCGAATTTGAACGTCACTGATTTGACCCGGGCCGCGGGGATCGGTCGGGGGACGTTTTATACCCATTACACCGATAAAGCGGACCTGGTTGAGCAGGTGGAAACGGATTTATTGAAACGGTTGCAGGCGGATTTAGCCCACATCATGCCGGATGCGATGAAGTGGTTGATTAGTTCGACTGCCGAACCGGCGCCCTTCATTACGGAAACGTTAAATAATTTTTATGAGAACCAGCGCCTCATTGCCGCCTTACTTAGTGAGCAGGGAGATCCGTACTTTTTGAATCGGATTAAGCAGGTGGTGTTTGCCGATTTAGATACCGCCATGGTGCAGCTGGGGGATCAATTTCAGAGTCGGAGTGATTTACCGGCTGACTATGTCAGAGAATTTATCATTGATGAAATTATGGGCGTGATCTTGTACTGGATTAAGAAACCCCAGCCAGAACAACCCGCGGAAGTGGCGCAGATCATTACCCAACTCCAACGCACGGCCCCTGCACAATTATTAAGGAAAACAAAGGAAAAAGGAGGAACCAAAGATGAATAA
- a CDS encoding MMPL family transporter, protein MNKFIKKYSGVAVLWLVAVVAAVLFLPNIGNLEAQKGQTKIPATMQSQVADNMQKHWGHHISNTRQVVLVYNNGEKPLTKAQQQRIDHQVQKLENHAQHYGIKGVTSITNTPAAKQQLLSKDRTTEIVQLNVSKRDSVETMNQKLQTGSKVSGVHSYVTGADVLNDDMRLSMVSGIKKTEIIATIFILIVLILVFRSPIVPLISLLTVGVSFIVSLSVVMNLVRFFNFPLSNFTQVFMVVVLFGIGTDYNILLYDQFKENLANGMERIQATVDARKQAGRTILDSGVSVLIGFAALGLANFSIYKSGFAVAVGVVVLLLVLLTLNPFFMAILGPKMYWPNKNLAEQSQNSRLWGWLSSKAVQFAVPAIVIVLAILLPLISFGHGNLSYDSAVELSNQVPSKQGLNVVEKHFSKGTAEPSTVYIQSKHSLNNQADLMKIDEVTNQLRSRKDVATVASVTQPGGQPIKQLYLKDQLQTLTGKMNQADQGVQQLQNGGNAQRFNGDQLRAIGESAQAIGQKLQTIQASAGNQPTGEQAVAAMQQRATALGSPLNQAQLQVIAGALQQAQAGQSNVAGQLNGIASDTQQIGNNAQALGQQLQALQVQAQQAQQGLGQLSGGLGQANGYLTSVQGSAAGQTFFIPEQVRQSSEFKQATQNYLSENEKTTKIMVVLKQNPSSAKAMKTVNDIQDQVQQNLKGSNLAHAKVAVNGQSALISDTQTIASGDFFRTSVIMLGGILIALIFVTRSILQPLYIEGTLLLAYFGALTLTHWISSLILGQTMLTWNTPFFAFIMIIALGVDYSIFLMRKYQTIAPTESPAHRIVAASKFIGVVVLSAALILGGTFAALIPSGVLTLIQVAIAVIIGLVILVIILPVVMAAAVKLTYPEQPQAKPQETE, encoded by the coding sequence ATGAATAAATTTATCAAGAAATACAGTGGGGTAGCCGTTCTCTGGCTAGTCGCCGTGGTCGCTGCCGTCCTCTTTTTGCCTAACATTGGGAACCTTGAGGCCCAAAAGGGACAGACTAAGATTCCAGCCACCATGCAAAGCCAGGTAGCTGATAACATGCAAAAACACTGGGGGCATCACATTAGTAATACCCGCCAGGTGGTGTTGGTCTATAACAATGGTGAAAAGCCACTGACCAAGGCCCAGCAACAACGAATTGACCACCAGGTGCAAAAGTTAGAAAATCACGCCCAGCACTATGGGATTAAGGGCGTGACCTCAATTACTAACACGCCTGCCGCTAAGCAGCAGTTGCTGTCAAAGGATCGAACGACAGAAATCGTGCAACTGAACGTCTCAAAACGAGACTCCGTGGAAACGATGAACCAGAAATTACAAACCGGTTCCAAGGTTAGCGGGGTGCATTCCTACGTTACCGGTGCGGACGTTTTAAACGACGACATGCGGTTATCAATGGTGTCTGGCATTAAGAAGACCGAAATCATCGCCACCATCTTTATTTTAATCGTGTTGATTCTAGTCTTCCGCTCACCAATTGTGCCGCTGATTTCGTTACTAACGGTGGGAGTTTCGTTCATTGTTTCTTTGAGCGTAGTGATGAACCTCGTGCGCTTCTTTAACTTCCCGCTCTCGAACTTTACCCAGGTATTCATGGTGGTGGTACTGTTTGGGATTGGAACGGATTACAACATCCTGCTGTACGATCAGTTTAAGGAAAACCTTGCCAACGGCATGGAGCGGATTCAAGCGACCGTGGATGCCCGAAAACAAGCTGGACGGACGATTCTTGACAGCGGGGTGTCGGTCTTAATCGGGTTTGCCGCGCTCGGATTAGCTAACTTTTCCATTTACAAATCCGGTTTTGCCGTGGCCGTTGGAGTGGTGGTACTGCTCCTTGTGCTACTAACGTTGAATCCCTTCTTTATGGCCATTTTGGGGCCGAAGATGTACTGGCCTAACAAAAACTTGGCAGAACAAAGCCAAAACAGCCGACTCTGGGGCTGGCTTTCCAGTAAAGCCGTTCAGTTTGCAGTTCCGGCAATCGTAATCGTGTTAGCAATTCTGCTGCCCCTGATTTCCTTTGGCCATGGTAATTTGAGTTATGACAGTGCGGTCGAACTCAGTAATCAGGTTCCGTCAAAACAAGGGTTGAATGTGGTGGAAAAACACTTCTCCAAGGGAACGGCGGAACCATCAACCGTGTACATTCAATCCAAGCATTCGTTGAATAATCAAGCCGATTTAATGAAGATTGATGAGGTTACGAACCAGTTGCGAAGCCGCAAGGACGTTGCGACGGTGGCCTCGGTTACCCAACCAGGTGGCCAACCAATTAAACAACTATACCTAAAGGATCAGTTACAAACGCTGACTGGAAAGATGAACCAGGCCGACCAAGGGGTCCAACAATTGCAAAACGGTGGGAACGCTCAGAGATTTAATGGAGACCAACTACGAGCAATTGGCGAATCGGCACAGGCAATTGGGCAAAAGCTACAGACCATTCAGGCGAGCGCAGGTAACCAACCGACGGGAGAGCAAGCCGTAGCGGCCATGCAACAACGCGCGACTGCGTTAGGTTCTCCTTTGAACCAAGCTCAGCTCCAGGTAATTGCGGGCGCCTTGCAACAGGCGCAGGCCGGGCAAAGTAACGTTGCAGGCCAATTAAATGGCATTGCAAGTGATACGCAACAAATTGGGAACAATGCCCAAGCCCTCGGCCAACAGCTACAAGCCCTACAGGTCCAAGCTCAACAAGCCCAGCAGGGACTCGGCCAGCTCTCAGGTGGCTTAGGCCAAGCTAACGGCTACTTAACATCAGTTCAGGGTTCTGCCGCCGGACAAACCTTCTTTATCCCAGAACAGGTCCGGCAGAGTAGTGAATTTAAGCAAGCCACGCAGAACTACCTCTCTGAAAACGAAAAGACCACCAAGATTATGGTGGTCTTGAAACAAAACCCGTCGAGTGCCAAGGCCATGAAGACGGTTAATGACATTCAGGACCAAGTTCAACAAAATCTAAAGGGCAGTAACTTAGCCCACGCCAAGGTTGCTGTGAACGGGCAGAGTGCTTTGATTTCTGATACCCAAACGATTGCCTCAGGCGACTTCTTCCGGACGTCCGTAATCATGCTGGGTGGAATCTTAATCGCACTAATCTTTGTAACACGCTCCATCTTACAGCCACTGTACATCGAAGGAACGTTACTGTTAGCATACTTTGGGGCGCTAACGTTGACCCACTGGATTAGTAGCCTCATTCTGGGGCAAACCATGTTAACCTGGAACACGCCGTTCTTTGCGTTCATCATGATCATTGCGCTCGGAGTGGATTACAGTATCTTCTTGATGCGCAAGTATCAAACCATTGCACCAACAGAGAGTCCAGCGCACCGCATTGTGGCCGCTTCGAAGTTTATTGGAGTGGTTGTGCTCTCTGCCGCCCTGATTTTAGGGGGAACTTTTGCCGCTCTGATTCCATCGGGAGTCTTAACGCTGATTCAAGTGGCGATTGCGGTTATCATCGGGCTTGTCATCCTAGTAATTATTTTGCCAGTTGTAATGGCAGCAGCCGTTAAATTGACCTACCCGGAGCAACCACAAGCTAAACCCCAGGAAACAGAATAA
- a CDS encoding DUF7671 family protein, protein MGAQYRVLRLVGVPVVQTANGQYAIKRDHNQHFKLHEWRIGKHTKGHYQGPGQLFLTEQQMRVAIVAAFDVSFKKRHRYQPMARFLTDCAPAEVIAEAQAQGAQQHLI, encoded by the coding sequence ATGGGAGCACAATATCGAGTATTACGGCTGGTAGGGGTACCGGTGGTGCAAACTGCGAACGGGCAGTATGCCATTAAGCGGGATCACAACCAGCACTTTAAACTGCACGAGTGGCGAATTGGAAAGCATACCAAGGGTCATTATCAGGGTCCGGGGCAACTTTTTTTGACGGAACAACAAATGCGGGTTGCAATTGTGGCGGCGTTTGATGTATCTTTTAAAAAACGTCATCGGTATCAGCCGATGGCGCGTTTTTTAACAGACTGTGCGCCCGCTGAAGTCATTGCTGAAGCCCAAGCACAGGGAGCGCAACAACACTTAATCTAA
- a CDS encoding MFS transporter yields the protein MAKASKQQVPITANQKLVLFSASSGFGLENMDVLFLSFTLSSIITTLHVSPGAAGLIGTITNWGMLIGAILFGMLGDRYGRVRVFTHTIFVFALATALMSIATNIYWIYLFRLLAGIGAGGEYGIGITLIAEAFPNRNLGKLSSIAAIGGQLGAVAAAILAALVIPSLGWHALYLFGLLPIALVFLVRRHLKESPTFVAARQREKLPPFAAIRRYMFANARVAWTTIGLMIMTTVQIAGYFGLMNWLPTIVQKQSHLNVAGSSLWMLATIGGMSVGMLTFGTILDWLGPRLAFGIFLLASAVLVYSIALAHSTGLLLVIGAVVGFFSNGMYGGYGAVVSQLYPTSVRSSANNIIVGVGRAVGGMSSLVIGLLMEHFNLLIVMLFLSILYLISFITMLTLPGFHRSAQ from the coding sequence ATGGCAAAAGCATCTAAACAGCAGGTCCCGATAACGGCCAACCAAAAACTAGTTCTGTTTTCCGCTAGTTCTGGGTTTGGGCTCGAAAACATGGACGTGCTGTTTCTTTCGTTTACCCTCAGTTCCATCATTACCACCCTGCACGTCTCCCCCGGCGCGGCCGGCTTGATTGGAACCATTACCAACTGGGGGATGCTCATCGGTGCCATTCTCTTTGGAATGCTAGGCGATCGGTACGGTCGCGTTCGGGTGTTTACCCACACCATCTTTGTTTTTGCGCTTGCCACCGCGCTCATGAGCATTGCTACGAACATCTACTGGATTTACCTATTTCGCTTGCTAGCTGGAATTGGGGCTGGTGGTGAATATGGCATTGGAATCACCCTCATTGCGGAGGCCTTTCCTAACCGCAACCTCGGGAAATTGTCGTCCATTGCCGCAATCGGTGGTCAACTGGGAGCCGTAGCCGCGGCCATCCTGGCAGCCTTAGTGATTCCTAGCCTCGGGTGGCACGCCCTTTACCTGTTTGGCCTGCTCCCCATCGCCCTCGTTTTCCTCGTCCGCCGTCACTTAAAAGAATCACCCACGTTTGTCGCAGCGCGACAACGAGAAAAACTGCCACCGTTTGCAGCCATTCGCCGGTACATGTTTGCAAACGCCCGGGTGGCCTGGACGACGATTGGACTCATGATTATGACCACGGTTCAGATTGCCGGCTACTTTGGCCTCATGAACTGGTTGCCCACCATCGTTCAAAAACAAAGCCATTTAAACGTGGCCGGGTCCTCGCTGTGGATGCTTGCCACCATCGGCGGAATGAGCGTCGGCATGTTAACCTTCGGGACCATCCTGGATTGGCTTGGACCTCGATTAGCCTTTGGAATCTTTTTACTGGCCTCAGCGGTTCTAGTATATAGCATTGCCCTCGCGCACTCGACCGGCCTCTTACTGGTGATCGGGGCCGTCGTTGGATTCTTTTCCAACGGAATGTACGGTGGTTATGGAGCCGTCGTTAGTCAACTGTATCCTACGTCCGTTCGTTCGAGTGCTAACAACATCATCGTCGGCGTGGGTCGTGCCGTGGGCGGCATGTCATCCCTCGTCATTGGCTTGTTAATGGAGCACTTCAACTTACTTATCGTTATGTTGTTCCTCTCGATCCTCTACCTGATTAGTTTTATCACGATGTTGACCCTACCGGGCTTTCACCGTTCCGCTCAATAA